In Brassica rapa cultivar Chiifu-401-42 chromosome A06, CAAS_Brap_v3.01, whole genome shotgun sequence, a single window of DNA contains:
- the LOC103872067 gene encoding defensin-like protein 268 — protein sequence MVKPIIHFVFALTIASYLLLISEALPRGWPEIGEGIGMCRCPGDRNPDCHCLPPAEDYQVRTTTTPAISPPIELTTRCNRNSDCNGVCPQTCKYKVCISDHAIHYATCHCYIC from the exons ATGGTGAAACCTATCATTCATTTCGTATTCGCTCTTACTATTGCCTCTT ATTTATTATTGATATCTGAAGCGTTACCGAGAGGATGGCCAGAAATAGGTGAAGGTATAGGTATGTGTCGCTGTCCTGGTGACAGAAATCCTGATTGCCATTGTCTTCCTCCGGCCGAAGATTATCAAGTTCGTACTACTACTACTCCAGCGATTAGTCCTCCAATAGAACTTACTACGCGCTGCAATAGAAACTCTGATTGTAATGGAGTATGCCCTCAAACGTGCAAATACAAAGTGTGTATTTCCGATCATGCAATTCATTACGCTACATGTCATTGTTATATATGTTGA
- the LOC103872068 gene encoding LOW QUALITY PROTEIN: putative defensin-like protein 298 (The sequence of the model RefSeq protein was modified relative to this genomic sequence to represent the inferred CDS: deleted 1 base in 1 codon), with product MASKTALFILFALFLSCILLVSVPGVEAQLIITCKTAADCKSKLFCSNGSPQCVVRQCQCASVKPVKLMRTNTMSIKTIFDCASHQWSNNLYACIEGKCTSLPL from the exons ATGGCATCAAAGACAGCATTGTTCATTTTGTTCGCTCTCTTCCTTTCAT GCATATTGTTGGTGAGCGTTCCTGGAGTTGAAGCGCAGTTGATAATTACATGCAAGACAGCAGCTGATTGTAAATCGAAGCTTTTTTGTTCCAACGGAAGTCCGCAATGTGTGGTCAGACAATGCCAATGTGCGAGCGTCAAACCAGTTAAACTGATGAGGACAAATACT ATGTCCATCAAGACAATCTTTGATTGTGCTTCTCATCAATGGTCGAACAATTTATATGCTTGCATTGAAGGAAAATGTACTTCTTTGCCTTTATAA
- the LOC103872069 gene encoding alpha/beta hydrolase domain-containing protein 17B, whose product MGTATSTMAAKLAFFPPNPPSYTVVTDESTGKMRISAEMMRHRRDEEIEVVKIMTRRGNEIVGMYIKHPTAKLTVLYSHGNATDIGQMFIIYNELSHHLNVNLMGYDYSGYGRSSGKPSEQETYADIEAAYNWLRETYGTKDERIILYGQSVGSGPSLELASRLPRLRALVLHSPFLSGLRVMYHVKHSFWFDIFKNIEKIQLVDCPVLVIHGTDDKVVDISHGKQLWELSKEKYEPLWLKGGSHCNLEMFPEYLPHLRKFIGAIEKLPVPQFRRHSVSDDHKKDKQQLDPKKSSGWIGSRHSTECVTSRDKSRKMSIGHRSGKARNSTDSFDRARNSFDRLGEMVRSVRLCNVDCVKNAVAEA is encoded by the exons ATGGGAACAGCGACGTCGACGATGGCGGCTAAGTTAGCTTTCTTCCCACCAAATCCGCCGTCGTACACGGTGGTGACGGACGAATCGACGGGGAAGATGAGAATATCGGCGGAAATGATGCGTCACCGGAGAGACGAGGAAATAGAAGTGGTGAAGATAATGACTAGAAGAGGGAATGAAATCGTGGGGATGTATATAAAGCATCCAACGGCTAAACTAACAGTTTTGTATTCTCACGGCAACGCCACTGACATAGGTCAAATGTTCATCATCTACAATGAACTAAGTCACCATCTCAATGTCAATCTCATGGG ATACGATTATTCAGGATATGGGCGATCTTCGGGCAAG CCAAGCGAGCAAGAGACGTACGCAGACATAGAAGCAGCTTACAATTGGCTAAGAGAAACGTACGGTACAAAAGATGAACGTATCATTTTGTACGGACAATCTGTGGGCAGTGGACCGTCGCTTGAGCTTGCTTCTCGTCTTCCACGTCTTCGAgcacttgttcttcacagtcctTTCTTGTCCGGTCTACGTGTCATGTACCATGTCAAGCACTCCTTCTGGTTCGACATTTTCAAG AATATTGAGAAAATTCAACTCGTGGACTGTCCCGTTCTTGTGATTCAT GGAACAGATGACAAAGTTGTGGATATTTCACATGGAAAGCAATTATGGGAGCTATCCAAGGAAAAATATGAACCTTTATGGCTTAAAGGAGGAAGCCACTGTAATCTTGAGATGTTTCCTGAGTACTTACCTCACTTAAGAAAGTTCATAGGGGCCATTGAGAAGCTTCCAGTTCCACAATTCCGACGCCATTCAGTATCTGATGATCACAAGAAAGACAAACAACAACTGGATCCGAAGAAAAGTAGTGGTTGGATTGGATCTAGGCATAGCACGGAATGTGTTACTTCTAGAGACAAATCAAGAAAGATGAGTATTGGTCATCGGTCAGGAAAGGCGAGAAACAGCACGGATAGCTTTGATCGTGCTAGGAATAGCTTCGACAG GTTGGGTGAAATGGTGAGATCAGTTCGATTGTGTAATGTTGATTGTGTGAAGAATGCAGTTGCAGAGGCCTGA
- the LOC103848891 gene encoding root meristem growth factor 2, with amino-acid sequence MTITSSFLCLFILLLFCLSCGYSLHGDKNEKSSVNFVSNAKHVDGYDAMKKAQVQRRSGEEFSKETTKMKMNPKKPIEKETGVEEEDDLVAYTADYWKPRHHPPKNN; translated from the exons ATGACCATCACTTCAAGCTTTCTATGTTTGTTTATCCTTCTTTTGTTTTGCCTCTCGTGTGGATATTCCCTTCATG GAGATAAGAATGAAAAGTCAAGTGTTAACTTTGTTTCAAATGCAAAG CATGTTGATGGTTATGATGCAATGAAGAAGGCGCAAGTACaaagaagaagtggagaagagTTTAGCAAGGAGACGACAAAGATGAAGATGAATCCGAAGAAGCCAATAGAGAAGGAAACAGGTGTTGAGGAAGAGGATGATCTCGTTGCCTACACTGCTGATTACTGGAAACCAAGGCACCATCCTCCCAAGAACAACTGA
- the LOC103848890 gene encoding putative pentatricopeptide repeat-containing protein At1g13630 isoform X2 yields the protein MICRWIAFNPSKLSRVLSPFSSLVSTKLSSSSVAKLDDEPLSAANFASDQGDYFRREILFGMKKIGFREYLHGRQFRSLASELKQVHVEEIMCELMGESSDLSVWFFKELKDVYGFRHSRLSSLLVSHILAGQRRFKELQVVVEQLLQEEGSGSAFSLCELLSTSFRKWESTNVVWDMLLFLSSRSKMVDDSLYILEKMRDLNLSVSTQAYNSILYNFRETDEMWDVYKAIESKNEHTYSTVVDGLCRQQKLEDAVSFLRDSEWKDTGPSVVSFNSIMSAYCKLGFVDTAKSFLCTVLKCGLVPSVHSHNILINGLCLAGSIGEALELAGDMSKHGVEPDTVTYNILAKGFHLLGMIKWVWEVIQQMLDKGLTPDVITYTILLCGHCQLGNIDKGLRLLKDMLSRGFELNSVIPCSVMLSGLCKTGRIEEAFSLFYRMKANGVRPDIVAYSIVIHGLCRLGELDLAIWLYDEMCSKRILPNSRTHGAMLLGLCRKGMLLEARALLNSLISTGCTLDIILYNIVIDGYAKSGCIEEALELFRGVIESGITPNVATFNSLIHGYCKTQNIAEARKVLDVIKLYKLVPSVVSYTTLMNAYANCGDTEKVDELRREMKANGISPTNFTYSVIIKGLCIGRKLEKYNQHLCRAKDLFRAFELFEEMKSRNLEPTPATYDILINGLCFYGYLKDAERFLCSLRERDVSLSKFAYTTVIKAHCVKGDPEMAVKLFLQVLDRGFDVSVRDYSAVINRLCRRELAKEAKFFFCLMLSRGVSPDLDICRVMIKSSDVLGWTIKAGLLP from the exons ATGATCTGCAGATGGATTGCATTCAATCCAAGCAAATTGTCCCGTGTCCTCTCTCCTTTCTCTTCCCTCGTCTCCACTAAACTATCCTCCTCCTCCGTCGCGAAACTCGACGACGAGCCGCTTTCCGCAGCCAATTTCGCATCCGATCAGGGAGATTACTTCCGTCGAGAGATTCTCTTCGGGATGAAGAAGATCGGGTTCCGTGAGTATCTCCACGGGCGTCAATTTCGAAGCTTGGCTTCGGAGTTGAAGCAGGTCCACGTGGAAGAGATCATGTGTGAATTGATGGGTGAAAGTTCGGAtctttcggtttggtttttcaAAGAGCTGAAAGATGTTTATGGGTTTCGCCACTCGAGGCTTTCTTCGTTGTTGGTTTCTCATATCTTAGCTGGTCAAAGACGTTTCAAAGAGCTTCAAGTGGTTGTGGAACAGCTGCTCCAAGAAGAAG GCTCTGGTTCAGCATTTTCGCTTTGTGAGCTTCTCTCTACTAGCTTCAGGAAGTGGGAATCTACGAATGTAGTTTGGGATATGTTACTGTTTCTCTCATCGAGATCCAAAATGGTTGATGATTCACTTTACATCCTGGAGAAGATGAGGGATCTGAACTTGAGCGTGTCTACACAAGCATACAACTCAATTTTATATAACTTCAGAGAAACAGATGAGATGTGGGATGTGTATAAGGCCATCGAGTCTAAAAACGAGCACACGTACTCAACAGTTGTAGATGGATTGTGTCGCCAACAAAAGCTAGAAGACGCAGTTTCGTTCCTCAGGGATTCCGAGTGGAAAGATACTGGTCCCTCTGTAGTTTCTTTCAATAGTATAATGTCAGCTTACTGTAAATTAGGTTTTGTAGATACAGCCAAGTCGTTTCTCTGTACAGTTTTGAAATGCGGATTGGTTCCTAGTGTACATAGCCACAACATACTCATCAACGGACTCTGTCTAGCTGGCTCCATCGGAGAAGCTTTGGAACTGGCTGGTGATATGAGTAAGCACGGAGTGGAGCCTGATACTGTGACATACAATATTCTCGCGAAAGGTTTTCATCTCCTCGGTATGATCAAATGGGTTTGGGAGGTCATTCAACAGATGCTTGATAAAGGTTTGACTCCTGATGTTATTACATACACCATATTACTATGCGGTCATTGCCAGTTAGGGAACATTGACAAGGGCTTGAGACTGCTGAAGGATATGTTGTCGAGAGGGTTTGAGTTGAACAGTGTCATCCCTTGCAGTGTGATGCTCAGCGGTTTATGTAAAACAGGACGGATCGAAGAAGCTTTCTCCTTGTTCTATAGAATGAAAGCCAATGGGGTTAGACCTGATATCGTGGCGTATTCTATTGTGATTCATGGCTTGTGTAGATTAGGAGAGCTTGATTTGGCTATTTGGCTTTACGACGAGATGTGTTCCAAAAGAATCCTTCCGAATTCTAGGACGCATGGTGCTATGTTGCTTGGTTTATGTCGGAAAGGGATGCTGCTTGAGGCAAGAGCGCTTCTTAACTCTCTGATCTCAACCGGCTGTACACTTGATATCATCCTGTACAATATCGTTATTGATGGGTATGCAAAGTCTGGTTGCATTGAGGAGGCGTTAGAGCTATTCAGGGGAGTGATtgagagtgggataactcctaATGTTGCAACTTTCAATTCTTTGATTCACGGTTATTGCAAGACTCAGAACATAGCTGAGGCTAGAAAGGTCTTGGATGTCATCAAGTTGTATAAATTGGTTCCAAGCGTTGTGAGTTACACAACTCTGATGAATGCATATGCTAACTGTGGAGATACTGAAAAGGTAGACGAGTTGCGCCGTGAGATGAAAGCGAATGGGATCTCACCGACCAACTTCACATACTCTGTGATCATCAAAGGACTTTGCATAGGGCGGAAACTCGAGAAATACAACCAG CATCTATGCAGGGCTAAAGATTTGTTCAGAGCGTTTGAGTTGTTTGAAGAAATGAAATCTCGAAACCTTGAGCCTACGCCTGCCACTTATGACATTCTAATCAACGGCCTTTGTTTCTACGGTTACTTAAAGGATGCTGAGAGGTTTCTCTGTTCGCTTCGGGAGAGGGATGTTAGTTTATCGAAATTTGCTTATACCACAGTGATCAAGGCGCATTGTGTAAAAGGTGATCCTGAAATGGCGGTGAAGTTGTTTCTTCAGGTGCTAGATAGAGGATTTGATGTTTCTGTCAGGGATTACAGTGCGGTGATCAATCGTCTGTGTAGGAGAGAATTGGCAAAGGAGGCTAAGTTCTTCTTCTGTCTAATGTTATCCAGGGGTGTTTCGCCTGATTTAGACATCTGCAGAGTGATGATCAAGTCATCAGATGTGCTTGGTTGGACAATTAAAGCAGGTTTGTTGCCTTGA
- the LOC103848890 gene encoding putative pentatricopeptide repeat-containing protein At1g13630 isoform X1, with protein MICRWIAFNPSKLSRVLSPFSSLVSTKLSSSSVAKLDDEPLSAANFASDQGDYFRREILFGMKKIGFREYLHGRQFRSLASELKQVHVEEIMCELMGESSDLSVWFFKELKDVYGFRHSRLSSLLVSHILAGQRRFKELQVVVEQLLQEEGSGSAFSLCELLSTSFRKWESTNVVWDMLLFLSSRSKMVDDSLYILEKMRDLNLSVSTQAYNSILYNFRETDEMWDVYKAIESKNEHTYSTVVDGLCRQQKLEDAVSFLRDSEWKDTGPSVVSFNSIMSAYCKLGFVDTAKSFLCTVLKCGLVPSVHSHNILINGLCLAGSIGEALELAGDMSKHGVEPDTVTYNILAKGFHLLGMIKWVWEVIQQMLDKGLTPDVITYTILLCGHCQLGNIDKGLRLLKDMLSRGFELNSVIPCSVMLSGLCKTGRIEEAFSLFYRMKANGVRPDIVAYSIVIHGLCRLGELDLAIWLYDEMCSKRILPNSRTHGAMLLGLCRKGMLLEARALLNSLISTGCTLDIILYNIVIDGYAKSGCIEEALELFRGVIESGITPNVATFNSLIHGYCKTQNIAEARKVLDVIKLYKLVPSVVSYTTLMNAYANCGDTEKVDELRREMKANGISPTNFTYSVIIKGLCIGRKLEKYNQVLRDMASEGVTPDQITYNTVIQHLCRAKDLFRAFELFEEMKSRNLEPTPATYDILINGLCFYGYLKDAERFLCSLRERDVSLSKFAYTTVIKAHCVKGDPEMAVKLFLQVLDRGFDVSVRDYSAVINRLCRRELAKEAKFFFCLMLSRGVSPDLDICRVMIKSSDVLGWTIKAGLLP; from the exons ATGATCTGCAGATGGATTGCATTCAATCCAAGCAAATTGTCCCGTGTCCTCTCTCCTTTCTCTTCCCTCGTCTCCACTAAACTATCCTCCTCCTCCGTCGCGAAACTCGACGACGAGCCGCTTTCCGCAGCCAATTTCGCATCCGATCAGGGAGATTACTTCCGTCGAGAGATTCTCTTCGGGATGAAGAAGATCGGGTTCCGTGAGTATCTCCACGGGCGTCAATTTCGAAGCTTGGCTTCGGAGTTGAAGCAGGTCCACGTGGAAGAGATCATGTGTGAATTGATGGGTGAAAGTTCGGAtctttcggtttggtttttcaAAGAGCTGAAAGATGTTTATGGGTTTCGCCACTCGAGGCTTTCTTCGTTGTTGGTTTCTCATATCTTAGCTGGTCAAAGACGTTTCAAAGAGCTTCAAGTGGTTGTGGAACAGCTGCTCCAAGAAGAAG GCTCTGGTTCAGCATTTTCGCTTTGTGAGCTTCTCTCTACTAGCTTCAGGAAGTGGGAATCTACGAATGTAGTTTGGGATATGTTACTGTTTCTCTCATCGAGATCCAAAATGGTTGATGATTCACTTTACATCCTGGAGAAGATGAGGGATCTGAACTTGAGCGTGTCTACACAAGCATACAACTCAATTTTATATAACTTCAGAGAAACAGATGAGATGTGGGATGTGTATAAGGCCATCGAGTCTAAAAACGAGCACACGTACTCAACAGTTGTAGATGGATTGTGTCGCCAACAAAAGCTAGAAGACGCAGTTTCGTTCCTCAGGGATTCCGAGTGGAAAGATACTGGTCCCTCTGTAGTTTCTTTCAATAGTATAATGTCAGCTTACTGTAAATTAGGTTTTGTAGATACAGCCAAGTCGTTTCTCTGTACAGTTTTGAAATGCGGATTGGTTCCTAGTGTACATAGCCACAACATACTCATCAACGGACTCTGTCTAGCTGGCTCCATCGGAGAAGCTTTGGAACTGGCTGGTGATATGAGTAAGCACGGAGTGGAGCCTGATACTGTGACATACAATATTCTCGCGAAAGGTTTTCATCTCCTCGGTATGATCAAATGGGTTTGGGAGGTCATTCAACAGATGCTTGATAAAGGTTTGACTCCTGATGTTATTACATACACCATATTACTATGCGGTCATTGCCAGTTAGGGAACATTGACAAGGGCTTGAGACTGCTGAAGGATATGTTGTCGAGAGGGTTTGAGTTGAACAGTGTCATCCCTTGCAGTGTGATGCTCAGCGGTTTATGTAAAACAGGACGGATCGAAGAAGCTTTCTCCTTGTTCTATAGAATGAAAGCCAATGGGGTTAGACCTGATATCGTGGCGTATTCTATTGTGATTCATGGCTTGTGTAGATTAGGAGAGCTTGATTTGGCTATTTGGCTTTACGACGAGATGTGTTCCAAAAGAATCCTTCCGAATTCTAGGACGCATGGTGCTATGTTGCTTGGTTTATGTCGGAAAGGGATGCTGCTTGAGGCAAGAGCGCTTCTTAACTCTCTGATCTCAACCGGCTGTACACTTGATATCATCCTGTACAATATCGTTATTGATGGGTATGCAAAGTCTGGTTGCATTGAGGAGGCGTTAGAGCTATTCAGGGGAGTGATtgagagtgggataactcctaATGTTGCAACTTTCAATTCTTTGATTCACGGTTATTGCAAGACTCAGAACATAGCTGAGGCTAGAAAGGTCTTGGATGTCATCAAGTTGTATAAATTGGTTCCAAGCGTTGTGAGTTACACAACTCTGATGAATGCATATGCTAACTGTGGAGATACTGAAAAGGTAGACGAGTTGCGCCGTGAGATGAAAGCGAATGGGATCTCACCGACCAACTTCACATACTCTGTGATCATCAAAGGACTTTGCATAGGGCGGAAACTCGAGAAATACAACCAGGTACTGCGGGACATGGCTTCTGAAGGTGTAACTCCAGATCAGATCACTTACAATACTGTTATTCAGCATCTATGCAGGGCTAAAGATTTGTTCAGAGCGTTTGAGTTGTTTGAAGAAATGAAATCTCGAAACCTTGAGCCTACGCCTGCCACTTATGACATTCTAATCAACGGCCTTTGTTTCTACGGTTACTTAAAGGATGCTGAGAGGTTTCTCTGTTCGCTTCGGGAGAGGGATGTTAGTTTATCGAAATTTGCTTATACCACAGTGATCAAGGCGCATTGTGTAAAAGGTGATCCTGAAATGGCGGTGAAGTTGTTTCTTCAGGTGCTAGATAGAGGATTTGATGTTTCTGTCAGGGATTACAGTGCGGTGATCAATCGTCTGTGTAGGAGAGAATTGGCAAAGGAGGCTAAGTTCTTCTTCTGTCTAATGTTATCCAGGGGTGTTTCGCCTGATTTAGACATCTGCAGAGTGATGATCAAGTCATCAGATGTGCTTGGTTGGACAATTAAAGCAGGTTTGTTGCCTTGA
- the LOC103848889 gene encoding probable GMP synthase [glutamine-hydrolyzing], with protein MYKASPNRRAILEKSKSVREKETKQTSNFFAKHLKRIYPITLQRSTSSSFSLSSISLSLSQNSTDSSATDSTSTLEQRISLALGLISSPRRRETFVPKPIPRQQEQRLHEDFNSDEPRRCNWITKKSDEVYVTFHDQQWGVPVYDDNLLFEYLAMSGMLMDYNWTEILKRKELFRESFCEFDPNLVANMGEKEITEIASNKAIMLQETRVRCIVDNARCITKVVKEFGSFSSYMWGFMDYKPIINRFKYSRNVPLRSPKAEIISKDMIKRGFRFVGPVIVHSFMQAAGLTIDHLVDCFRHGDCVSLAERPWRHI; from the exons ATGTACAAAGCAAGCCCTAATAGAAGAGCCATCTTGGAGAAAAGTAAGAGTGTAAGAGAAAAGGAGACTAAGCAAACCTCAAATTTCTTTGCCAAACACTTAAAGAGGATATATCCGATTACGCTACAACGTagtacttcttcttctttctcactCTCTTCCATATCTCTATCACTCTCTCAAAACTCCACCGATTCCTCTGCCACGGATTCAACTTCCACGTTAGAGCAAAGGATCTCTCTAGCACTCGGTTTAATATCATCTCCTCGTAGAAGAGAAACATTTGTTCCTAAACCTATTCCGCGACAACAAGAACAACGTCTACATGAGGATTTCAATAGTGATGAACCAAGGAGGTGTAATTGGATCACCAAGAAAAGTG ATGAAGTCTACGTAACGTTTCATGATCAGCAATGGGGAGTCCCTGTCTATGATGATAA CTTGCTTTTTGAGTACCTTGCCATGTCGGGAATGTTAATGGACTATAACTGGACTGAGATTTTAAAACGCAAAGAACTCTTTAG AGAATCATTTTGTGAGTTTGACCCAAATCTGGTGGCCAATATGGGAGAGAAAGAGATCACAGAGATTGCATCAAACAAAGCAATAATGCTACAAGAGACTAGAGTCAGGTGTATAGTTGACAATGCCAGATGCATAACCAAG GtggtcaaggagtttggatcATTTAGCAGCTACATGTGGGGGTTTATGGATTACAAACCGATTATTAACAGATTCAAATATTCAAGAAATGTACCACTGAGATCTCCCAAGGCTGAGATAATTAGCAAAGATATGATCAAACGAGGGTTTCGATTCGTCGGTCCCGTTATCGTACATTCTTTCATGCAAGCGGCAGGGTTAACAATTGATCACCTCGTTGATTGTTTTAGACATGGTGATTGTGTGAGCCTCGCTGAGAGGCCATGGAGGCATATATGA
- the LOC103848888 gene encoding uncharacterized protein LOC103848888, which yields MNDLQSQSDKMFMDKKVSACDLQEIVVCNCKEPTQIVVKDICVDEGVPMVHEKFLFNKEETVKLEDNKPEECADTKDAMELVVTGDEVGCEKPPPENVVAESESVSNKALTLRDIISMEDSNKPLNNVNTYEPEGGLGRDIEERKTVEKKSVSWRYLPSETVELENQRLSNVLVEDSYDHHHLFSSYEFGARSFSEAAEPGLAHITYSGPISISGSLSARSDGSTVSANSFAFPVLQREWNSSPARMVRAKKRQEKGWRHYSLICCRFCRSRVP from the exons ATGAATGATCTACAAAGCCAAAGCGACAAAATGTTTATGGACAAGAAAGTATCAGCATGCGACTTACAAGAGATCGTAGTTTGCAACTGCAAGGAGCCTACTCAAATCGTCGTCAAAGATATATGCGTGGATGAGGGTGTGCCTATGGTGCATGAGAAGTTCTTATTCAACAAGGAAGAAACTGTCAAACTAGAAGACAACAAGCCTGAAGAATGTGCTGACACTAAAGATGCCATGGAGTTGGTTGTGACTGGAGATGAAGTTGGTTGCGAGAAACCGCCACCTGAAAATGTAGTAGCTGAATCAGAAAGTGTCTCTAACAAGGCTTTAACCTTGAGAGATATTATATCAATGGAGGATTCTAATAAACCTCTTAACAATGTCAACACTTATGAGCCTGAAGGAGGCCTAGGCCGTGACATAGAAGAGAGGAAAACAGTGGAGAAAAAATCAGTTAGCTGGAGATATCTTCCCTCTGAAACGGTGGAACTAGAGAACCAACGGTTAAGCAATGTACTCGTCGAGGACTCTTATGATCATCACCATCTCTTCTCAAGTTATGAGTTCGGTGCAAGAAGTTTCTCTGAAGCAGCAGAGCCAGGTTTAGCTCATATAACTTACTCTGGACCCATTTCAATCTCCGGAAGCCTCTCAGCTCGATCTGATGGAAGCACTGTCAGCGCAAATTCCTTCGCTTTCCCAGT ATTGCAACGTGAATGGAACAGCAGTCCTGCAAGAATGGTGAGAGCTAAGAAGAGACAGGAGAAAGGATGGAGACATTACTCTCTTATCTGTTGTAGATTCTGCAGATCGAGGGTGCCTTGA